A genomic segment from Callithrix jacchus isolate 240 chromosome 8, calJac240_pri, whole genome shotgun sequence encodes:
- the LOC100398265 gene encoding golgin subfamily A member 2-like isoform X2 translates to MWPQPHLPPQPHLPPPPTMSMSEEIRKMIASARKKLKEFQQRNSPAAPSRVRRRKKRNNSSHETSASDGCQSPCHPSSRREAVLEQQVQQFLQERELLKAQVAEVTECLKKAQLERDAYAQQLKTQKAQWQQKILTMAGEIEIFKMEKSQDAMKIEKLKGSLAHLQNLLAEPLILKHRQGPLTWKENLKTETKYLRDEPREQERLQEAKMRLSETEVPFLNAAKASAQEEQARLCEQLQKQQVCCQHQAQLGASALKEPEAAATATGTGSESGCGETQRALQAALDQLQRDFMDILKENSYLKEQVEKLELGFIQLSGERDMIRKSIKPNDRQRAVAKTQHQKNDVSMLSQAEEGMKVKLLELQGPVMQLMIDHEVVQHPANEPTPGAPAPQEPGAADKDELCEVILTDSLQPAGGGVHHNPTAQQMAHGFVSCRTASNTDPWAAVPPRHAFTRLWAKEQVNITIS, encoded by the exons ATGTGGCCccaaccccacctccctccccaaccccacctccctcccccacccaccatgTCGATGTCAGAAGAAATTCGCAAGATGATAGCCTCGGCTAGGAAAAAG ttaaaagaatttcaacaaagaaacagtCCTGCTGCTCCATCTCgagtgagaagaagaaagaaaagaaacaacagtaGCCATGAGACATCCGCTTCTGATGGTTGCCAGTCACCATGCCAT CCCTCGAGCCGCCGTGAAGCAGTCCTTGAGCAGCAGGTACAGCAGTTTCTACAGGAGCGGGAACTGCTAAAAGCGCAGGTGGCAGAG GTGACGGAGTGTCTTAAGAAAGCTCAGCTAGAAAGAGACGCTTACGCTCAACAACTCAAAACACAGAAGGCGCAGTGGCAGCAGAAAATCCTCACAATGGCAGGAGAA ATTGAAATATTCAAAATGGAGAAAAGTCAAGATGCAATGAAAATCGAGAAGCTGAAGGGGAGCCTTGCCCACCTACAAAACCTTCTGG CTGAACCCCTGATCCTGAAGCACCGACAGGGCCCTCTGACTtggaaagaaaacctaaaaactgAGACCAAGTACCTGAGAGATGAGCCACGGGAACAGGAGAGACTGCAGGAGGCAAAAATGAGGCTCTCGGAGACGGAG GTGCCATTTCTGAACGCTGCTAAAGCCAGTGCCCAGGAGGAGCAGGCACGGCTCTGTGAGCAGCTCCAGAAACAACAGGTGTGCTGCCAGCACCAGGCTCAGCTGGGGGCCTCGGCCCTGAAGGAGCCAGAGGCAGCGGCCACAGCCACAGGGACTGGGAGCGAGTCTGGGTGTGGGGAGACCCAGCGGGCCCTGCAGGCAGCTCTTGACCAGCTGCAG AGAGACTTCATGGACATTTTGAAGGAGAATTCATACCTGAAGGAGCAGGTGGAAAAACTAGAGCTCGGATTCATTCAGCTCTCTGGAGAGAGAGACATGATAA GAAAGTCCATCAAACCAAATGACCGTCAGAGGGCAGTGGCCAAAACCCAGCACCAGAAGAACGATGTTAGCATGCTGTCGCAGGCCGAGGAGGGGATGAAG GTAAAGCTGCTGGAGCTGCAGGGGCCAGTGATGCAGCTTATGATCGACCATGAGGTCGTCCAGCACCCTGCTAATGAGCCCACTCCAGGGGCCCCAGCCCCCCAGGAGCCTGGTGCTGCTGACAAGGATG AACTTTGTGAAGTGATCCTCACTGACAGCCTGCAGCCTGCAGGAGGGGGGGTACACCACAACCCCACTGCACAGCAGATGGCACATGGCTTTGTGAGCTGCAGGACAGCCAGCAACACCGACCCTTGGGCAGCAGTCCCTCCACGCCATGCTTTTACCAGGCTGTGGGCGAAGGAGCAGGTAAACATCACGATCAGCTAA
- the LOC100398265 gene encoding golgin subfamily A member 2-like isoform X1 encodes MWPQPHLPPQPHLPPPPTMSMSEEIRKMIASARKKLKEFQQRNSPAAPSRVRRRKKRNNSSHETSASDGCQSPCHSAAGGHKEGTAPCATMKGPEPSSRREAVLEQQVQQFLQERELLKAQVAEVTECLKKAQLERDAYAQQLKTQKAQWQQKILTMAGEIEIFKMEKSQDAMKIEKLKGSLAHLQNLLAEPLILKHRQGPLTWKENLKTETKYLRDEPREQERLQEAKMRLSETEVPFLNAAKASAQEEQARLCEQLQKQQVCCQHQAQLGASALKEPEAAATATGTGSESGCGETQRALQAALDQLQRDFMDILKENSYLKEQVEKLELGFIQLSGERDMIRKSIKPNDRQRAVAKTQHQKNDVSMLSQAEEGMKVKLLELQGPVMQLMIDHEVVQHPANEPTPGAPAPQEPGAADKDELCEVILTDSLQPAGGGVHHNPTAQQMAHGFVSCRTASNTDPWAAVPPRHAFTRLWAKEQVNITIS; translated from the exons ATGTGGCCccaaccccacctccctccccaaccccacctccctcccccacccaccatgTCGATGTCAGAAGAAATTCGCAAGATGATAGCCTCGGCTAGGAAAAAG ttaaaagaatttcaacaaagaaacagtCCTGCTGCTCCATCTCgagtgagaagaagaaagaaaagaaacaacagtaGCCATGAGACATCCGCTTCTGATGGTTGCCAGTCACCATGCCAT TCAGCAGCAGGTGGTCACAAGGAGGGCACTGCACCGTGTGCCACCATGAAAGGTCCAGAG CCCTCGAGCCGCCGTGAAGCAGTCCTTGAGCAGCAGGTACAGCAGTTTCTACAGGAGCGGGAACTGCTAAAAGCGCAGGTGGCAGAG GTGACGGAGTGTCTTAAGAAAGCTCAGCTAGAAAGAGACGCTTACGCTCAACAACTCAAAACACAGAAGGCGCAGTGGCAGCAGAAAATCCTCACAATGGCAGGAGAA ATTGAAATATTCAAAATGGAGAAAAGTCAAGATGCAATGAAAATCGAGAAGCTGAAGGGGAGCCTTGCCCACCTACAAAACCTTCTGG CTGAACCCCTGATCCTGAAGCACCGACAGGGCCCTCTGACTtggaaagaaaacctaaaaactgAGACCAAGTACCTGAGAGATGAGCCACGGGAACAGGAGAGACTGCAGGAGGCAAAAATGAGGCTCTCGGAGACGGAG GTGCCATTTCTGAACGCTGCTAAAGCCAGTGCCCAGGAGGAGCAGGCACGGCTCTGTGAGCAGCTCCAGAAACAACAGGTGTGCTGCCAGCACCAGGCTCAGCTGGGGGCCTCGGCCCTGAAGGAGCCAGAGGCAGCGGCCACAGCCACAGGGACTGGGAGCGAGTCTGGGTGTGGGGAGACCCAGCGGGCCCTGCAGGCAGCTCTTGACCAGCTGCAG AGAGACTTCATGGACATTTTGAAGGAGAATTCATACCTGAAGGAGCAGGTGGAAAAACTAGAGCTCGGATTCATTCAGCTCTCTGGAGAGAGAGACATGATAA GAAAGTCCATCAAACCAAATGACCGTCAGAGGGCAGTGGCCAAAACCCAGCACCAGAAGAACGATGTTAGCATGCTGTCGCAGGCCGAGGAGGGGATGAAG GTAAAGCTGCTGGAGCTGCAGGGGCCAGTGATGCAGCTTATGATCGACCATGAGGTCGTCCAGCACCCTGCTAATGAGCCCACTCCAGGGGCCCCAGCCCCCCAGGAGCCTGGTGCTGCTGACAAGGATG AACTTTGTGAAGTGATCCTCACTGACAGCCTGCAGCCTGCAGGAGGGGGGGTACACCACAACCCCACTGCACAGCAGATGGCACATGGCTTTGTGAGCTGCAGGACAGCCAGCAACACCGACCCTTGGGCAGCAGTCCCTCCACGCCATGCTTTTACCAGGCTGTGGGCGAAGGAGCAGGTAAACATCACGATCAGCTAA